Proteins encoded by one window of Cydia splendana chromosome 14, ilCydSple1.2, whole genome shotgun sequence:
- the LOC134797175 gene encoding uncharacterized protein LOC134797175: protein MNVAKNAKDVETMKFKVKSETPKLPAVNVSQNFHFARKMHVGNLEHQPLPDTLGYRNMTKIGEHRDSDIIVKPYAIGWKGYGASGPTCCTKMCVHRPKTSDPKKTDSDKDEAKQRPFTSAPDLGSQSKKPMSLMDLAICWDFRPDDPKREPKPTKHIDGSNGSKAPAVFTMVHTPKEVPEEPIKSGHSNPIFNENRFVQDIGRHPVPYFEKDMTKSKRKDSCEVQYCPQHNGHEREIRSNSSSRRNCPPTPSKPPCDGIHGCGTPSDVSRKSSHDNNGQEKIRQVKEAWNDNDVDKKKNKQYDVNRNRNSLESYEKTPLAQGKLKQSTPDDSMLSRRSTKDSNMPNGNGKHKHCISCNGTKIPHDIKQKEDYKFAFKAGNPNSVQSGSTSHDSKGIKIPKMRHPYTKKSYTIPTLAPPFSIWRDANATGYPEHWRLASVYQHAYNKPPEQRRKPLISSVYQ, encoded by the coding sequence ATGAACGTTGCTAAAAATGCTAAAGATGTTGAGACTATGAAATTTAAAGTTAAGAGTGAAACTCCAAAACTACCCGCTGTTAACGTATCTCAAAACTTTCATTTCGCTAGAAAAATGCACGTTGGCAATTTAGAGCACCAGCCTCTGCCTGACACGTTAGGCTATCGCAACATGACCAAAATCGGGGAGCATAGAGATTCTGACATAATAGTTAAACCTTACGCTATAGGATGGAAAGGATACGGCGCCTCTGGACCTACATGTTGTACTAAAATGTGCGTTCATAGACCTAAGACGTCCGATCCAAAGAAAACTGATTCCGACAAGGATGAAGCGAAACAAAGACCTTTTACATCTGCTCCCGACTTAGGATCACAGTCTAAAAAACCGATGTCTCTCATGGATCTCGCCATTTGCTGGGACTTTAGACCCGACGATCCTAAGAGAGAGCCAAAACCTACAAAACACATAGACGGTTCAAACGGTTCAAAAGCGCCAGCTGTTTTTACAATGGTACATACGCCAAAAGAAGTGCCCGAGGAACCGATTAAAAGCGGCCACTCAAATCCCATTTTTAATGAAAACCGATTCGTTCAGGATATCGGTCGTCACCCGGTGCCATATTTTGAAAAAGATATGACGAAATCTAAGAGAAAGGATTCCTGTGAAGTGCAGTACTGTCCGCAACATAACGGCCATGAAAGAGAAATTAGGTCCAATTCTTCTAGCAGGAGAAATTGCCCTCCCACGCCATCCAAACCTCCGTGCGACGGTATTCATGGGTGTGGGACTCCAAGCGATGTCAGTCGAAAATCTAGCCACGATAACAACGGCCAAGAGAAAATACGGCAGGTTAAAGAAGCTTGGAATGACAATGACGtagataaaaagaaaaataaacaatacgacGTTAATCGAAATCGTAATAGCTTAGAATCGTATGAAAAGACTCCTCTGGCCCAAGGTAAACTGAAACAGAGCACACCGGATGATTCAATGCTCTCAAGGCGCTCCACAAAAGATAGCAATATGCCTAACGGTAACGGAAAGCATAAGCACTGCATATCTTGCAATGGGACGAAAATTCCGCACGACATAAAGCAGAAAGAGGACTATAAGTTTGCCTTCAAAGCTGGCAACCCAAATTCTGTACAGAGTGGAAGCACGTCTCACGATTCAAAGGGCATAAAGATCCCAAAAATGCGCCATCCGTACACAAAGAAATCTTACACGATTCCTACACTCGCTCCTCCGTTCAGTATTTGGCGCGACGCTAATGCAACAGGGTACCCTGAGCATTGGAGACTAGCCAGTGTATACCAACACGCTTACAACAAACCACCGGAACAGAGAAGAAAACCACTTATATCTAGCGTGTATCAGTGA
- the LOC134797176 gene encoding protein Flattop homolog: MAYNFDSGQFNKESTPRRLGNWQVPRWAPTRARPLEMRPDPKPICDINGHFLPGAPRGTSRCFGHFTGTWELPRKITRKVAEELAREPPPGRFKDWLNLRVQRPKAGAAAAAAAARMRSGKRSKKDEQKTPEPAETFQPKQCLFHKHGHKKIIVRKLE; the protein is encoded by the exons ATGGCATACAACTTCGATAGTGGTCAG TTCAACAAGGAATCCACTCCAAGGCGCCTCGGCAACTGGCAAGTGCCACGCTGGGCGCCGACGAGAGCTCGCCCCCTGGAGATGAGGCCGGACCCGAAACCCATATGCGACATCAATGGGCACTTCCTACCCGGTGCGCCGCGCGGCACTTCGAGGTGCTTCGGGCACTTCACAGGCACTTGGGAGTTGCCTAGGAAGATCACCAGGAAAGTCG CCGAAGAGTTAGCTCGCGAGCCTCCCCCTGGCAGATTTAAAGATTGGCTGAATCTCCGCGTGCAAAGGCCCAAGGCCGGCGCTGCTGCCGCAGCGGCAGCAGCGCGCATGCGCTCCGGCAAGCGCTCCAAAAAGGACGAGCAGAAAACACCTGAGCCCGCGGAGACCTTCCAA cctAAGCAATGCCTGTTCCACAAGCACGGTCATAAAAAGATAATAGTTCGCAAGCTTGAATAA
- the LOC134796768 gene encoding uncharacterized protein LOC134796768, giving the protein MDESVYFRRLVLITLLCVFPSIYCKDVCAKKTPCRCEFPNGTYIDFTPSAKNIAFKSLTSYEPLSRGEARLTTFYYHPCHDIMMDTKNSPTWNPCDKPSALCWQYSSWNNTLPDTLTKLQEGYEYIGSSNYSEFAEDGSYIKYLNPPSQTLVFLVCAESDDRLEIKDLSDPSTIKLIFYSRNACLQPDHSKLDISTWNIPLIQIACKTLLSMTNAENSTRTTTV; this is encoded by the exons ATGGATGAATCTGTTTACTTTCGACGCTTAGTATTGATTACTTTACTTTGTGTGTTCCCGTCAATTTATTGTAAGGATGTGTGTGCAAAGAAAACTCCATGCAGATGTGAGTTTCCTAACGGCACGTATATTGACTTCACTCCATCTGCTAAGAATATTGCCTTTAAATCTTTGACATCTTATGAGCCACTGTCACGAGGTGAAGCAAGGCTTACCACTTTTTACTATCATCCTTGTCATGATATAATGATGGATACAAAGAATTCTCCTACTTGGAACCCTTGTGACAAACCTTCGGCG TTGTGTTGGCAATACAGCTCTTGGAACAATACCCTTCCAGATACTCTGACAAAACTTCAGGAAGGTTACGAATATATTGGGAGCTCAAATTATTCAGAGTTTGCCGAGGACGGAAGTTACATTAAATACCTTAATCCACCATC GCAAACATTAGTGTTTTTGGTTTGCGCTGAAAGTGACGACCGGTTAGAAATTAAGGATTTATCGGACCCGAGCACAATT AAATTAATATTCTACTCAAGGAATGCATGTTTACAACCGGATCACAGTAAATTAGATATTTCCACCTGGAACATTCCTTTAATACAG ATTGCCTGTAAGACGCTACTCAGCATGACTAACGCAGAGAATTCGACGAGAACCACTACCGTGTAG